The Methyloferula stellata AR4 genome includes a window with the following:
- a CDS encoding HigA family addiction module antitoxin has protein sequence MAKAPKHPGRILQDQYLSDLGMNGSQLAAALKVSGDLISTILRGQAPVDADLSIRLGLYFSKEPNYWLNLQQAFDLAKAQAENDYSGIEKHPGIVAFFP, from the coding sequence ATGGCGAAGGCTCCGAAACATCCCGGCCGCATCCTGCAAGATCAATATCTCTCCGATCTCGGCATGAACGGCAGCCAGCTCGCCGCCGCGCTTAAAGTATCGGGCGATCTGATCAGCACGATCTTGCGCGGCCAGGCGCCGGTCGATGCCGACCTTTCTATAAGGCTGGGACTTTATTTTTCGAAGGAGCCGAATTATTGGCTCAACCTTCAACAGGCTTTCGATCTCGCCAAGGCGCAAGCCGAGAACGATTATTCGGGGATCGAGAAACACCCCGGCATCGTCGCGTTTTTTCCGTGA